The Brassica oleracea var. oleracea cultivar TO1000 chromosome C7, BOL, whole genome shotgun sequence sequence TTTATCTTTCCCCTTTATCTTTTTTCCTTTTTCCTTTTTCCTTTTTCCTTTTTCTTTCAGTATCATATTATTTTCATACTTTCTTGTTGAACATTTTGATATATATGCATACACTGAAATCTAATCAGGGAATTAAATACGTATAAAGTACTGTTTAAACATTCAATACGTAAAGTACCGTTACCAAAAAGGTAACGTAATGTTTGCCAATGATTATCTTAACTAATCATTGGTATAATGCACACGCTACCAAATATTGCACTTATATAATTTCATATATTTTTGCGGCAATAATTATAATACTATAAACTATGAAAAATATTACCGATGATTCTACGTCCAACAATTCTACATGTTTTATAAAGATTCATATCTAATTGTATCACTCGAACTGTTTTATAGAATTCATACAATATTTTTTGCGCGATGGTGCAGATCTTTTGTAAGAAAATTTCGTTAATTTACATAATTTTTTATTTTCTGTGATTTGAAATTCAGACCTCTTAATATTAAAAATAGTAATAAATTTTGGTGTGCATCTAATCATAGGTTAAAAATGACATACAAACTACTTAGTTTGCTTTTAGTTGAGAAAAACAACAACGTTTGGTAAAATCTCAAAAGCTCCGACTGGTGACCTTTTCAGGAATACAAGGAACGAATAGGAAAAGAACGTATAGGAATAAAATTGCAGGAATGAAAAAGAATGCTTGTTCCTTATCAAATTTAACAAGAAATGCTTTTGTTCTATATTTCTCTACAAAAAAAAAAATGGAGAAGAACAAGAAGGAAAAACTATTCCTTGTGAATGGTGATTTTTTTAGGAATGTTAAGGAATTCAATGTTCCCTTTCGTTCCTTGGTCACCATTCAAAGCCAAATACTTTACTTTGTTTGGATGATTGAAGTTGTCTAGCTGAGCACAATGACTCTTATATGTACATCAGTACAAGCTAATTTGCTTTTAATAAAAAAACATTGCTAATTTGCTAAATATAATTTTAGAAATATAGTCTTTCATTGGTAGAATCGATGATAAAACAGTAGCACTATGCTATATAATTACTGTGCTGCATAAACTATATGCTCTCATTTATATATTAATAAAGTGATTGGTAGATAATTAAATGAGTCATATATAATTTTCTTACAAAAATTAATATATGGTATATAATTAATAATGCTTATGGTAGTGCTCTACCAATCAAGATCATAAATTCCATGATTCAGATTCAGCACATGCTTTAGTGATATAAAATAAAAATTGGAAAAGAATCGAAACACATCACTGTTTTTATATGATCAAATATATTTTCTTTGTATATTTTTTTCTATGAACTAAAAAGCCTTATTATACACACAATTCAATAAATATATGCGGAAACACTGATTTCACAACTAATTTAAAGTGATAATGGCCGTATAGTTTGTTTAGAGAAAAAGAAAGTTGTTTATAGAAATCTTGATTTATTCTATTGCATATTTCAGATAATATACTATAGAAAATATGCTATGTACAGTTTTGATATTTAAGCATTTGGCTCAACCATCAGAGTATATGCCGGAAATTTTAAATGAACACAGTAGATAATTAATTAAAGTAGTTAATTAATTAAATAAAACTCCAAAAGGTATTAATCATTTTCGAGAGAGACGGACAAAAAATCATGGGGGGTTATAAACTTATATGTTAAAAGTTAAATTCAACCAAACAAAATGACAGTTTGTATGTCGGATTTTCTCAGGTCTTCAATAGTTGGGGACGTCTTTGTAACTTTATTTCCGAAAACCTTCTGAATTTAATTTTAAAACAATATACTCCGATATTAAGAAGTGGACCAAAGACTTCACAAACATTATTTTGTAAGAAAAAATACCAAACCTTGAGAAAAGGTCAAAGCCCTCGGAATTGAAGTTCAAATTATACATTGGTCGAAAAGCAGTATTCGAGTTTGGTTCCAAATTTTTAAGCAAGAAAAAAGGTTTGGTTCCAAATTACTCAAAAAAAAAAGTTTGGTTCCGAATTCTTTTATCAAATTGAGTTTTGTCATTTAGATATAAGTACGCTAATTCAAAAAAAAAAATTAGCACTGGATAAATAATCAGTTAGATCATCATATAATTTTATTACATATAGTATTGCAACATATATAATAATATATATGCAATAATGATAAACAACATCACGGATAATGATTTCATAATAGAAATTTTCTACGAAACATTTAAATCGACGGATAATTCTGCATGTATAATACGGACAATTCAAGTTTACCAAAGGATTTTTCTAAACACATTTCTCAATCATCAATATATATATATATAATCAGAGAATATATCTAGGCTAGAGACCGATTTTCTCCGGTACAAATTTATTTGCTCCAAATGCCATACGGTTATGAACCCGTTGTTTATTGTCCATTTGGATATCCAAAAATAGAGTTTATTTGTGGGTTGCAGCTCCCCTTTTAATATCAGTGTGGATTCTTCCATAGATCTTGGATAACCCCAAATTAATCAAATATATATATAGTCCATATATTGAAAAGTTGGATATATTGCAAGTAGAATCTCTTAGTTTGTGATTTACACAGAATAATTTGCTTCAAAATGAAGCTACGAAAATGTTTTAAATTACTGGAAGGCTATCAAATGGACTAAAAATTTTACGTTTAGGAGGTATTCCTTGTAAGTTCACTATTTTAGGTCCTCAATTAATTGAAGCTAATTTGTCTTTTTGCAATCTCATTATATTCAGCTTCTTTCTCGCTCATAGCACCAAATATACTTTTTGCCCACACACACACACTTTCTCTCTCTGATCCCTATCTCTTTTCTCATCCAACTTTCCCCTTAGAAACTCCTCTTTGTCTCTGACTAGGGTTTCTCTCTTAAGATGACAAAAGAATCTCAATAATTGAAGATCCTCTTGAGGATTTTCCATCTCCTCTTCATATCATAGTTAATACATAGAAGAGAGAAACGAAGAAGAGCAAACAATTCTGAGTAGTTATCAAGGGGACTTACTCTTGTTGCTCCATCAAAAGGTAAGAGCAAACGTGTTTCATTCTACTCAACCAATTTACATACACACTTGCATAATATATACTGTACTTTTATGTTAATAGGTTATATGATATTAGAGAGTTTAAATCATGAAGATTTTATCACTGATCTTGAACTTTCAAGTTACAATTGGATGACCTTTAATTATTTACAAATTAAAAAGTTTGAAGTGCAATGTAAATTTCATGACCTCTTATATATATATATTGAAGATAAAATACTGAATCACTGACCCTTAAGCATATAAGCCATTTTGTGAGATAATAGATTCAAGAAATTGAACCATATTTGTTGTATAGATGAGGAGATTTTCAGAGTCAGAGAGGCCGAAAGTGTTAGTGGATGACAAAATCAGAAAAAAATCTTCTAAACTAAACGCCAAGAACAGAAATTTATGGTCGACAATAATTATGTTCGAACTAAAAGAAAAAAGAGTAATCAAAGATTGATAGGAAAAAGTCAATTTCCCTTGTTTTTTTTTTGCCAAATTTAGGGGCACACATAGGGCTGACAAAAAATTCGAATCCGAAGAACCGAACCTAACCCGACTCAAAAAATAGTATCGAACCCGAACCGAAATTGATTTAATATCCGAACGGGTTTAAAATTTTGGTATCTAAAGAACCGGAACCGAATCCGACTCGAACCGAAATATTCCCGGTATCCGAATGTATCCGAAATAGATTTCTATACCCCCTTATATAAATATATTTTAGATTTAATGTCTATTAAAAACATTCAAAATATATAAAATATTTTTAAATTGTCCAAAATACTTGAAAATGTATACAAATAGTCAAAAGTAAATGTATAAGATAACTAAAATATACTCAAAACACCAAAAATATTTGAAATATCTATTAATTATCTATCCAAATATTCAAACCAAATAAAATTATATGTTAAGTTTAGGTTTTTGACATATGTTATTCAAGTTTGTATGTAATATAATATTTTTTATACATTTTGAGAAATTTAATGTATATAATAATTTTTTTCAAAAATTAAAAAATTAATGGGTTATCTGAACCCGAACCGAATCCGCAAAGATCTGAACCGAAACCTAACCGAAATTTAGAAATATCCGAATGGGGCTGAAATTTTTGACCCCAAAAACCCGAAACCCGAATATACCCGAACTGAACCGAATGGGTACCCGAAATTCCAGCCCCTGGCACACAAATACTTAATTATGTTTATGACAAAAGCCATGCTATACCAAAAGATCTATGTCTAGTGTATAATACGAAAAATGCAAAGTATACATAACCCTGTCATCAGATGAGACTATTATCTATATATGCTTTTGTTACTAAGATTACTGAACTGTGCGGATTAAAAGACTAAGATCATCTTATGCTTATAATCAATTACGTACGTTGATGATAACGTATATTTTTCTAATTATACCAACACAAAATGGAAACAATATTTTAAAAATGTTTGAATGTTTATACTGTGTACACATACATATACACATTGTGTAAAAGTTACTGATATATAAAAAAAAGTTACTAATATATAAAACGAGGAAATTTAAAGAATTGCAATATCGATAAGGATCAAAATTCATACCAATCTTGTAATTCCTCAAATCTCCATATGTGATTACATTGTTTTTTGTTTTCTTTTCCACAACTAAATATCAGGGGAAATATAACAAAAAGATGTCGTCGTCGTATTCCAACTATACAAACTCACCGTGCGCGGCATGCAAGTTCCTCCGGCGGAAGTGCACTTCAGACTGCGTATTCGCACCGTATTTTCCGCCAGAGGAACCTAAAAAGTTTGCGAACGTCCACCGGATATTCGGGGCAAGCAACGTCAGCAAGATCCTCCAGGAGGTGGAGCCACATCAACGAGAAGATGCAGTAAACTCGCTTGCTTACGAGGCGGAAGCAAGGCTAAGAGATCCAGTTTATGGTTGCGTTGGGGCCATCTCAGTGCTCCAAAGACAGGTCTTGGGGCTGCAAAGCGAACTAGAGGAGACTAATGCTGATATCATGAGGTATGCTAGTTGCCTTGGTGGTGAAACGACTTCGGTTTATGGAGCCCGGAGAGGTTGACTGGTCACCGGGAAATCTTGGAATATATATGTTGACGAGAACATCCATGCATGTATATGTATGTGTATGTTTATTTATGATATGCATGCGTATGTGTAATTTAAATTGTATTTTCTTTTACATGGAGGTCAAAGGATATTTGTGAATATGTCAAACATTCAAATATAGTAACTGATGTATGTGGTTGTCTTCGCTTAATCATAACTTGCATTTCGATAATTTGAACTAGATTACTAATTCACACAAATGAACTCAATCTTGAAAGTTGGATTCATGTCTGAACCTCAAAATACTTTGCTAAAATGTGCTACCTAACTTTTACCAAAAGCATTTCAACCAACTTAAATAATCAAATTGTTAGAATGATCACTACAACAAAACAGCGGCATACTGAGAGAAAAAATCGTCGGTATGTCGTCGGAATAAGGTTATTCCAACGACATACCGACGAAAAAAGTCGTCGGAAATAACTCCTCGGAAATTCATTTTTCCTCGGAAATCCCTCGGAAATTTCCGACGGAATTCCGAGGAACTGAATTTCCGAGGAAACTCCGAGGACCACTAGATCGTCGGAAAGTTCCTCGGAATATACCGAGGGAGGACTTCCTCGGTATATTCCGAGGAAATTTCCGATGGTCCAATCCTCGGAAGTTCCGACGAAATCTTCCTCGGAATTTGCATCGGGAATTTCCGAGGAACGTGTCCCTCGGAAATTTCCGAGGAACATTCCCTCGGATTATTTTTTAAAATTCCGACGACTTATTCCGAGGAAAAGGTCGTCGGAAATTTCCGAGGGTGCTTTTCCTCGGAATTTCGAAAAAATTATTTTTTTTAAATTTTTTTTTTTTAAATTAAAATTTGTGGAATTTAAATTCGAAAATATAAAATTAAAATTAAAACTGAAAACATATTAGATAATTCAAAGTTCTACAAATAAAAATAAAACATTCCGAGTTTTTGGTAAAAAAAAAAAAAACTACGGGTCTTGAATGTTCGGGAACACCTCGTTCGGGTACATCCTCTTCATCATCTCCATCATCTGCTCGTTCAGCCTCTTCTGTGTCTCATAGCCCGCCTGTTGAGCTGCCATCTGGGTCTCCAACGCAGATATCCGATCATCCTTGTTCTTCAGCTGAACCGTAAGAACTTCTGGATCAACATATGGCGGTGGTGCAGAAGAAGGAGCAGCCAACCGGAAGCGACGACCCAAACCGACCAAACGACCCTACTTCTTTGGAACCGACTGAAATATAAATAGCCAAATNNNNNNNNNNNNNNNNNNNNNNNNNNNNNNNNNNNNNNNNNNNNNNNNNNNNNNNNNNNNNNNNNNNNNNNNNNNNNNNNNNNNNNNNNNNNNNNNNNNNNNNNNNNNNNNNNNNNNNNNNNNNNNNNNNNNNNNNNNNNNNNNNNNNNNNNNNNNNNNNNNNNNNNNNNNNNNNNNNNNNNNNNNNNNNNNNNNNNNNNNNNNNNNNNNNNNNNNNNNNNNNNNNNNNNNNNNNNNNNNNNNNNNNNNNNNNNNNNNNNNNNNNNNNNNNNNNNNNNNNNNNNNNNNNNNNNNNNNNNNNNNNNNNNNNNNNNNNNNNNNNNNNNNNNNNNNNNNNNNNNNNNNNNNNNNNNNNNNNNNNNNNNNNNNNNNNNNNNNNNNNNNNNNNNNNNNNNNNNNNNNNNNNNNNNNNNNNNNNNNNNNNNNNNNNNNNNNNNNNNNNNNNNNNNNNNNNNNNNNNNNNNNNNNNNNNNNNNNNNNNNNNNNNNNNNNNNNNNNNNNNNNNNNNNNNNNNNNNNNNNNNNNNNNNNNNNNNNNNNNNNNNNNNNNNNNNNNNNNNNNNNNNNNNNNNNNNNNNNNNNNNNNNNNNNNNNNNNNNNNNNNNNNNNNNNNNNNNNNNNNNNNNNNNNNNNNNNNNNNNNNNNNNNNNNNNNNNNNNNNNNNNNNNNNNNNNNNNNNNNNNNNNNNNNNNNNNNNNNNNNNNNNNNNNNNNNNNNNNNNNNNNNNNNNNNNNNNNNNNNNNNNNNNNNNNNNNNNNNNNNNNNNNNNNNNNNNNNNNNNNNNNNNNNNNNNNNNNNNNNNNNNNNNNNNNNNNNNNNNNNNNNNNNNNNNNNNNNNNNNNNNNNNNNNNNNNNNNNNNNNNNNNNNNNNNNNNNNNNNNNNNNNNNNNNNNNNNNNNNNNNNNNNNNNNNNNNNNNNNNNNNNNNNNNNNNNNNNNNNNNNNNNNNNNNNNNNNNNNNNNNNNNNNNNNNNNNNNNNNNNNNNNNNNNNNNNNNNNNNNNNNNNNNNNNNNNNNNNNNNNNNNNNNNNNNNNNNNNNNNNNNNNNNNNNNNNNNNNNNNNNNNNNNNNNNNNNNNNNNNNNNNNNNNNNNNNNNNNNNNNNNNNNNNNNNNNNNNNNNNNNNNNNNNNNNNNNNNNNNNNNNNNNNNNNNNNNNNNNNNNNNNNNNNNNNNNNNNNNNNNNNNNNNNNNNNNNNNNNNNNNNNNNNNNNNNNNNNNNNNNNNNNNNNNNNNNNNNNNNNNNNNNNNNNNNNNNNNNNNNNNNNNNNNNNNNNNNNNNNNNNNNNNNNNNNNNNNNNNNNNNNNNNNNNNNNNNNNNNNNNNNNNNNNNNNNNNNNNNNNNNNNNNNNNNNNNNNNNNNNNNNNNNNNNNNNNNNNNNNNNNNNNNNNNNNNNNNNNNNNNNNNNNNNNNNNNNNNNNNNNNNNNNNNNNNNNNNNNNNNNNNNNNNNNNNNNNNNNNNNNNNNNNNNNNNNNNNNNNNNNNNNNNNNNNNNNNNNNNNNNNNNNNNNNNNNNNNNNNNNNNNNNNNNNNNNNNNNNNNNNNNNNNNNNNNNNNNNNNNNNNNNNNNNNNNNNNNNNNNNNNNNNNNNNNNNNNNNNNNNNNNNNNNNNNNNNNNNNNNNNNNNNNNNNNNNNNNNNNNNNNNNNNNNNNNNNNNNNNNNNNNNNNNNNNNNNNNNNNNNNNNNNNNNNNNNNNNNNNNNNNNNNNNNNNNNNNNNNNNNNNNNNNNNNNNNNNNNNNNNNNNNNNNNNNNNNNNNNNNNNNNNNNNNNNNNNNNNNNNNNNNNNNNNNNNNNNNNNNNNNNNNNNNNNNNNNNNNNNNNNNNNNNNNNNNNNNNNNNNNNNNNNNNNNNNNNNNNNNNNNNNNNNNNNNNNNNNNNNNNNNNNNNNNNNNNNNNNNNNNNNNNNNNNNNNNNNNNNNNNNNNNNNNNNNNNNNNNNNNNNNNNNNNNNNNNNNNNNNNNNNNNNNNNNNNNNNNNNNNNNNNNNNNNNNNNNNNNNNNNNNNNNNNNNNNNNNNNNNNNNNNNNNNNNNNNNNNNNNNNNNNNNNNNNNNNNNNNNNNNNNNNNNNNNNNNNNNNNNNNNNNNNNNNNNNNNNNNNNNNNNNNNNNNNNNNNNNNNNNNNNNNNNNNNNNNNNNNNNNNNNNNNNNNNNNNNNNNNNNNNNNNNNNNNNNNNNNNNNNNNNNNNNNNNNNNNNNNNNNNNNNNNNNNNNNNNNNNNNNNNNNNNNNNNNNNNNNNNNNNNNNNNNNNNNNNNNNNNNNNNNNNNNNNNNNNNNNNNNNNNNNNNNNNNNNNNNNNNNNNNNNNNNNNNNNNNNNNNNNNNNNNNNNNNNNNNNNNNNNNNNNNNNNNNNNNNNNNNNNNNNNNNNNNNNNNNNNNNNNNNNNNNNNNNNNNNNNNNNNNNNNNNNNNNNNNNNNNNNNNNNNNNNNNNNNNNNNNNNNNNNNNNNNNNNNNNNNNNNNNNNNNNNNNNNNNNNNNNNNNNNNNNNNNNNNNNNNNNNNNNNNNNNNNNNNNNNNNNNNNNNNNNNNNNNNNNNNNNNNNNNNNNNNNNNNNNNNNNNNNNNNNNNNNNNNNNNNNNNNNNNNNNNNNNNNNNNNNNNNNNNNNNNNNNNNNNNNNNNNNNNNNNNNNNNNNNNNNNNNNNNNNNNNNNNNNNNNNNNNNNNNNNNNNNNNNNNNNNNNNNNNNNNNNNNNNNNNNNNNNNNNNNNNNNNNNNNNNNNNNNNNNNNNNNNNNNNNNNNNNNNNNNNNNNNNNNNNNNNNNNNNNNNNNNNNNNNNNNNNNNNNNNNTTGTCGGTGAACTAACCCCATGAATTCGGTTATACCTCGTTGGTATTCTTCCGTAAGCAATCTCGTGTTCGGATCCAAATGAGGTCGATCGATCCAAGAACGAAAATAATTTGAAGAAGACATGTTTTTTATGAATCAAATTCGTGTGTAAAGAGAGTAAGAGGGAGGATGAAGATATGGAGTGAATGAAGAGGAAGAGGGGTGCTTGTATTTATAGTTGAAATCCTGCCGACAGACCGAGGAAATTCCGACGGAATTCCGACGGAAACCGCTAGTTCATCGGAATTTCCTCGGAATTTTTAAAATCCCCCAACGGCTCTCTAACGGCTATAATATATCTTCGGAATTCATCGGTTTTTTCCGAGGAATACGTTTTTCCTCGGTATTCCATAAGAATATTCCGACGGATTTGTATTTCCTCGGAATTCCGTCGGTATATTCCGAGGAAATTCTGAGGGATATTCCGAGGATTTCATTTTCCGTCGGAATGTCCGTCAGAATACCGCTGTTTTCTTGTATTGGATAGGGGATAAGGATGTGCTTACTTCCGTTTAGACACATAATTCATTGATCAATGAAGCAATTTTAACATTGAATTATGATACTTAGTTCAGTGTGTCGAAAGTTTTGAATAGACACATAAGAAAGTCGGCTAATAATTGGTTGTTTAATTGTTCACTAGTCACTAGTCAGTAACATCATTTTGCTAATATTCTAATTTAGTCGAGTGATTTAAAATATATTGTCGACTTAAGAAAAAAAGTTAATAAAATTGCTGAAAACTTCAAGTAGTAGTACCTTTGTTTAGGCACATGTCTTCATAGGGAATCTCTTTTTTAAATTCGCTCAATTTTTATTTCATGTCATTTGGCGGCGACCTAACAACCAATTATATTCACATACATCAAATCAAGTCACCAACTACCAACTCCTATTTTTTTTTTCTTTTCCATAATTAAGATTGATGATCTATATTTAAAAAAAAATTAAAACCGAGTATGATATACAAAAATCACTGAATCAAAAGTTTAAAAAGATATTATAAGTAAAAAGTAGTCTTTATTTTAATAACATTATTGAAAACGAACCATTTTAAAATTATAAGGTGAAAGTGGTATTCAGATTATTCAGATGCTAAAATTTATGAAAATGTTCAATGAGTGGTCTAAATATCCCATCCAGCTTCACTATTTTTTCTCTCTTTTTTGAGCAATCAAACATTTATATTAAATTAGATGCCAAATATGTTTAAACGGTTACAACAGGGGGTAAACTTGACGACTAAAAGATCAACGAATACTACGATGATATGAGCGATAAAAATATTAAAGGGGAGAAGAAACCCGAAGAAATGCTTCACTTGATTGCTTCCCTTTTTAAAATTTCTTAAAATTTGACTTATATAAATGACAACTAACACTATTGTTAAAAATAAAGTGAAATTAATATGTTTCCCAATTCTAGAACGTCGAAGAACTGTCTTCATTTACCTCTAACAGCTTTATCAGTTGGTTGCATAGACACAGTTCAAATTTTACCATTGCGCAAAGAGGGAGCAATCAAACGCATCATCATGTTTATTATGCTTCAATACTGCTTACCTCACTTTTGTTTGGAACAAATCACGAGAACTTTAAAAGGATCTAAGACGCACCACTCATGCTTTGTACTTCTTACATCACTTGTTCTTGGATGTAGTCAGGGTGTCTTCTATATTATTCACATGTTTATCTATATAATTATATATGTAGATGTATGGCAGGTTTCTCATTTACTATTTGCACGACTCACTCTTCTTTTGTCGTGCAAATGAGGACAATGCTTCATGTATGGCAGGTATTCTTGACTCTTATGAACAAGCATCTGACCAAAAAGTGAATATGGCGAAATCTTCGATTATATTTGGTATGAGAGTGGATCAGCAGAGGAGGACACAGATTCAACATATTTTAAATATTAATGTTGTTGGTGGTGGAGGAAAGTACTTAGGTCTTCCTGAGCAATTTGGTAAAAGCAAAGTACAGGATTTTCAAGGCATTGTTTCTCATATCAAATCCTTAACCTCTCAATGGTATAACCAATCATTATCTCAGGCAGGAAAAGAGGTATTGATCAAATCAGTTCTTCAGGCTAAACCAGTATACTCTATGAGCTGTTTTCTTTTACCTAAGACCACTTGTGATGAAATTAATGCAATTTTATCGGAGTTCTGGTGGAGAAAGGGTGAGGAACGAAGGAAAATTTCTTGGGTCTCTTGGAAAAGGTTGTGTTTACCGAAAAAAGAAGGAGGTATGGGTTTTAGAGACCTATATAGTTTTAACAAGGCTTTACTTGCAAAGCAAGCATGGCGGATTTGGCAAAATCCGAATTCCCTTTTGAGCAGACTTTATAAGGGAAGATATCATCATTCGTCGACTTTCTTACAGTCTTCGAATACTAAGCAAGCCTCTTATGGCTGGAAATCAATTCAAGTAGGCAAGGAACTACTTCACAAAGGACTTCGCACA is a genomic window containing:
- the LOC106302228 gene encoding LOB domain-containing protein 25-like; translated protein: MSSSYSNYTNSPCAACKFLRRKCTSDCVFAPYFPPEEPKKFANVHRIFGASNVSKILQEVEPHQREDAVNSLAYEAEARLRDPVYGCVGAISVLQRQVLGLQSELEETNADIMRYASCLGGETTSVYGARRG